The following coding sequences are from one Virgibacillus necropolis window:
- the rnz gene encoding ribonuclease Z: MELIFLGTGSGVPSKERNVSSLALTLLQEQNSIWLFDCGEATQHQILRTSIKPRKINKIFISHLHGDHLFGLPGLLSSRSFQGGDDLLTIYGPKGIKEYVETSLQLSGTHLTYSLEFVELSEGKLFEDEAFKVYCKKLHHGIPSYGFRIEEKDKLGELLVEKLKEKGISPGPIYQQIKNQETTVLPNGESVARVDFLGPDKKGRVISILGDTRYTENNSEFVSGSDVLVHEATFNHESEQLAEQYFHSTTTQAASLAKHSSVRKLVLTHISSRYQKKHYHDLIHEAKAIFPVTELAHDFFVMDISN; encoded by the coding sequence ATGGAATTAATTTTCCTAGGAACTGGATCAGGGGTGCCGTCGAAGGAAAGAAACGTCTCTTCTCTTGCGCTAACTTTACTACAAGAACAAAACAGTATATGGTTGTTTGACTGCGGTGAAGCGACACAACACCAAATTTTACGAACTTCGATCAAACCAAGAAAAATAAACAAAATATTCATCTCCCACTTACACGGGGATCATTTATTTGGACTTCCGGGTTTGCTAAGTAGCAGGTCTTTCCAGGGTGGAGATGACTTACTTACTATCTACGGACCAAAAGGCATTAAAGAATACGTTGAAACGAGTCTTCAGTTAAGTGGGACACATTTGACTTATTCATTAGAGTTTGTCGAGCTTTCAGAAGGAAAATTGTTTGAAGATGAAGCATTTAAGGTATATTGTAAAAAGCTACATCATGGAATCCCGAGTTATGGATTTCGCATTGAAGAAAAAGATAAGCTAGGGGAATTACTTGTTGAAAAGTTAAAAGAAAAAGGTATTTCTCCTGGCCCTATCTATCAGCAAATTAAGAACCAAGAGACAACCGTTTTACCAAATGGCGAATCTGTTGCTAGAGTGGATTTTTTAGGACCCGATAAAAAAGGCCGAGTAATTTCTATTTTAGGAGATACCCGTTACACTGAAAATAATTCAGAATTTGTTTCTGGTTCAGATGTATTAGTTCATGAAGCTACATTTAATCATGAAAGTGAACAACTAGCTGAACAATACTTTCACTCTACAACAACACAAGCAGCAAGCTTAGCTAAGCATAGTTCTGTTCGCAAATTGGTCTTAACGCATATTTCATCACGTTATCAAAAAAAGCATTACCATGATCTTATTCATGAAGCAAAAGCTATCTTTCCAGTTACAGAACTTGCACATGACTTTTTTGTAATGGACATATCAAATTAG
- a CDS encoding aldehyde dehydrogenase — MSLFQLLLAEQRTFFKSEKTLSYSFRKDQLEKLKKMLKAHEKEIYQALKDDLDKSKNETLTTELGFLYTEIDVTLKNLKEWMKEKKVDTPITHKGSKSFIIAEPYGVTLTIAPWNYPLQLAIAPVIGALAAGNTAVIKPSEFTPATSSILAKMFGNTFDQNYVAVVEGAKETSQQLLELKFDYIFFTGSTNVGKIVMKQASEHLTPVTLELGGKSPAIVDQDANINLAAKRIVWGKYTNAGQTCVAPDFLYVHEKVKPKLIKSMKKHIKSFYGKNPIHNKNYGRIVNRDHFDRLKGLLTESNIVHGGGMNPDLCSIEPTIVEDVTWDDPIMQEEIFGPLLPVMTFQNLEEAISVLKNKEKPLSLYYFGENDKSQQRVLNSLSFGGGCINDTLYHLANPNLPFGGVGNSGMGSYHGKDSFDTFSHKKSILKQTTKFDIPLRYPGSKIAHSITKRVMK; from the coding sequence ATGAGTCTGTTCCAACTACTACTAGCTGAACAACGTACATTTTTCAAATCCGAAAAAACACTTTCCTACTCATTTCGTAAGGACCAACTAGAAAAGCTTAAAAAAATGCTGAAGGCCCATGAAAAAGAAATCTATCAAGCACTAAAAGATGACTTGGATAAATCAAAAAACGAAACATTGACCACTGAACTTGGCTTTCTCTATACTGAAATAGATGTTACGCTAAAGAACTTAAAAGAATGGATGAAAGAAAAAAAGGTTGATACGCCAATCACACACAAAGGATCAAAAAGTTTTATAATCGCTGAACCATATGGTGTAACACTTACCATTGCTCCATGGAACTATCCATTGCAGTTAGCAATCGCCCCAGTAATTGGCGCGCTAGCAGCTGGTAACACGGCAGTAATTAAACCGTCAGAATTCACACCAGCAACATCCTCAATACTCGCAAAAATGTTTGGAAACACATTTGATCAAAACTATGTTGCGGTAGTCGAAGGTGCCAAAGAAACGAGTCAGCAATTACTCGAGTTAAAATTCGACTATATCTTTTTTACAGGTAGTACAAATGTCGGAAAAATTGTCATGAAACAAGCAAGTGAACATCTAACGCCGGTTACATTAGAGCTTGGTGGAAAAAGTCCAGCAATCGTCGATCAGGATGCCAATATCAATTTAGCAGCTAAACGGATTGTTTGGGGGAAATATACGAACGCTGGTCAAACCTGCGTTGCACCAGACTTTTTATATGTACATGAAAAAGTGAAACCAAAATTAATTAAGTCGATGAAAAAGCATATTAAATCCTTTTATGGTAAAAATCCAATTCATAATAAAAATTATGGACGAATTGTAAACCGAGATCACTTTGACCGCTTAAAAGGTCTATTAACTGAGAGTAATATTGTTCATGGTGGTGGTATGAATCCAGACCTATGTTCGATTGAGCCGACGATAGTAGAAGACGTAACATGGGATGATCCGATTATGCAAGAAGAAATATTTGGTCCGTTATTACCTGTGATGACGTTTCAAAATTTAGAAGAAGCAATTTCAGTCCTTAAAAACAAAGAAAAACCCTTATCACTTTATTATTTTGGTGAAAACGATAAATCCCAACAAAGGGTATTGAACAGCTTATCATTTGGTGGTGGATGCATAAATGATACCCTATACCATTTAGCCAACCCAAACTTACCTTTCGGTGGAGTTGGTAATAGTGGAATGGGTTCTTATCATGGTAAAGATAGCTTTGATACCTTTTCACATAAGAAAAGCATCCTAAAACAAACAACAAAATTTGATATTCCATTACGCTATCCTGGAAGTAAAATCGCTCACAGTATAACGAAACGTGTTATGAAGTAA
- a CDS encoding SDR family NAD(P)-dependent oxidoreductase — translation MNKRLIAKKVIVTGASSGIGERLVWHIAKNGGIPIMLARSIDKLEGIQHQLSEAFGIQAFSYQVDLLDEEKREAVFKQILIDHPQVCGLINNAGSGLFEYVESMNWEEAKKMFELNVFALVQGTQQVLNHFLTNREGHIVNIASQAGKMATPKSSVYASTKHAVLGFTNALRMEVASKHIAVTAVNLGPVRTNFFVDADPTGSYQVKIAAYMLDPDRVAKKIVNHLFKKKREINMPGWMEFGSKLYTLFPKTMELILKSQFNKK, via the coding sequence ATGAATAAGCGATTAATAGCCAAAAAGGTAATCGTTACAGGAGCCTCAAGCGGTATTGGGGAAAGGCTAGTATGGCATATTGCTAAAAATGGCGGAATTCCAATTATGCTGGCACGATCGATTGACAAACTAGAAGGTATTCAACACCAGCTTAGTGAGGCGTTTGGTATACAGGCATTTAGTTATCAGGTTGATTTACTGGACGAAGAAAAACGGGAAGCTGTATTTAAACAAATTCTAATCGATCACCCACAGGTGTGTGGTTTGATCAATAATGCTGGTTCTGGGTTGTTTGAATATGTCGAGTCGATGAACTGGGAAGAAGCTAAAAAGATGTTTGAACTAAATGTATTCGCACTTGTTCAGGGGACACAGCAAGTATTAAACCACTTTCTTACTAACCGAGAAGGGCACATTGTAAATATTGCTTCACAGGCAGGGAAAATGGCGACACCCAAATCATCTGTCTATGCTTCTACCAAACATGCAGTTCTTGGTTTTACCAATGCATTACGAATGGAAGTCGCAAGTAAGCATATTGCTGTCACAGCAGTTAATCTCGGGCCGGTGCGAACGAACTTCTTTGTCGATGCCGATCCGACTGGAAGTTATCAAGTTAAGATAGCAGCCTATATGCTTGACCCAGATCGTGTTGCGAAAAAGATTGTAAACCATTTATTTAAGAAGAAACGTGAAATTAATATGCCAGGATGGATGGAGTTTGGAAGTAAGCTCTACACACTTTTTCCAAAGACAATGGAGTTAATATTAAAAAGCCAGTTTAATAAAAAGTGA
- the namA gene encoding NADPH dehydrogenase NamA, producing MSKLFSQAQFGDVTLKNRITMSPMCMYSCFDEDGKITPFHMTHYISRAAGQVGLVFTEATAVQPEGRISAQDLGIWNDAHVEGLKNLNEQIHAYDAKSGIQLGHAGRKADLESTIYAPSAIAFNENYKEPKEMTTDAIKETISAFKNGARRAKEAGFDIIELHGAHGYLINQFLSPLTNVRTDSYGGSKENRYRFLSEIIESVKTEWDGPIFVRISTDEYNENGNTLDDFYFYAKEMKKQGIDLIDCSSGGVVPAKISAYPGYQIPRCEAIKKEVSIATGAIGLITTGIQAEEILQNDRADLIFVARALLRNPYWPKQVADELGEPIEPPTQYKRGWH from the coding sequence TTGAGTAAATTATTTTCGCAAGCCCAGTTCGGAGATGTAACGTTAAAAAACAGAATTACGATGTCACCAATGTGCATGTATTCATGCTTTGATGAAGATGGCAAAATCACTCCATTTCACATGACACATTATATCTCACGTGCCGCGGGACAAGTAGGACTAGTTTTTACTGAGGCAACCGCCGTACAACCTGAAGGCCGTATTTCAGCACAAGACTTAGGAATTTGGAATGATGCACATGTTGAAGGATTAAAGAACCTTAATGAACAAATCCATGCTTATGACGCAAAGTCTGGTATCCAGTTAGGCCATGCTGGAAGAAAAGCAGATTTAGAATCGACCATTTATGCCCCTTCTGCCATTGCCTTTAATGAGAATTATAAAGAACCGAAAGAAATGACAACTGACGCTATTAAAGAAACGATTTCTGCTTTTAAGAATGGAGCTAGACGAGCTAAAGAAGCAGGATTTGATATTATTGAATTACATGGTGCCCACGGTTACTTAATTAACCAGTTCTTATCTCCACTAACCAATGTACGCACAGACTCGTATGGAGGTTCAAAAGAAAATCGCTATCGCTTTCTATCTGAAATTATTGAGTCGGTAAAAACGGAATGGGATGGTCCTATATTCGTCCGCATTTCAACGGATGAATATAATGAAAATGGTAATACACTTGATGACTTTTACTTTTATGCAAAAGAGATGAAAAAGCAGGGAATTGACCTAATCGATTGTAGCTCAGGAGGCGTTGTTCCTGCAAAAATTTCAGCATACCCCGGCTATCAAATTCCGCGGTGCGAGGCAATTAAAAAAGAAGTCTCAATTGCAACAGGTGCTATTGGTCTTATTACAACAGGTATCCAGGCAGAGGAAATCTTGCAAAATGATCGGGCTGATCTGATCTTTGTTGCTCGTGCACTATTAAGAAATCCCTATTGGCCTAAGCAAGTTGCGGATGAATTAGGTGAACCAATAGAACCGCCAACACAATACAAACGTGGCTGGCACTAG
- a CDS encoding FAD-dependent oxidoreductase, with protein sequence MFDVLIVGAGPAGTSAALFTAKNRKKTMVIDNEKSVTKRAWIKNYYGVKKLPALIKSKLVKTRPANLALKSSKLA encoded by the coding sequence ATGTTTGATGTTTTAATCGTCGGTGCAGGCCCTGCTGGTACAAGTGCAGCGTTATTTACGGCTAAAAATAGGAAGAAAACGATGGTCATTGATAATGAAAAAAGTGTAACCAAACGAGCCTGGATTAAAAATTATTATGGGGTAAAAAAATTACCGGCCCTGATTAAATCAAAACTGGTAAAGACCAGGCCCGCAAATTTGGCGCTGAAATCATCGAAGCTAGCGTAA
- a CDS encoding carboxymuconolactone decarboxylase family protein — protein sequence MSREELYKKSYFNRIGELSDLVPDVFKAFMNFDRLALAEGKLTKKLKELIAIAVAHTTGCPYCIELHVKQGKSKDVSKEEMSEAIMVATALKAGSALAHGVNALNAYDQNEDEELYRASYFNRLKEFSKLNGEVFKSFVDFDGKAMKESILSVKEKELIAVAVAHTTGCPYCIDDHTKRAKRANATKEELAESIMVATALKAGSALAHSVNSLNAYDS from the coding sequence TTGAGTAGAGAAGAATTGTATAAAAAATCATATTTTAACCGTATTGGTGAATTAAGTGATCTTGTACCAGATGTTTTTAAAGCTTTCATGAATTTTGACAGACTGGCATTAGCAGAGGGGAAACTAACAAAAAAGCTAAAAGAATTAATCGCCATTGCGGTTGCTCATACAACAGGCTGTCCTTATTGTATTGAACTTCATGTTAAACAAGGAAAATCGAAGGATGTTTCTAAAGAAGAAATGTCTGAAGCCATAATGGTTGCAACAGCCTTAAAGGCAGGCTCTGCGCTTGCTCATGGAGTGAATGCCTTAAATGCATACGATCAAAATGAAGACGAAGAATTGTATAGAGCATCATATTTTAATAGATTAAAAGAATTCTCAAAACTCAATGGAGAAGTTTTTAAGTCATTTGTTGATTTTGATGGAAAAGCAATGAAAGAAAGTATTTTAAGTGTAAAAGAGAAGGAATTGATTGCGGTTGCGGTTGCTCATACAACGGGATGCCCATACTGTATTGACGATCATACGAAAAGAGCAAAACGGGCAAATGCAACAAAGGAAGAACTAGCAGAATCTATTATGGTTGCAACGGCATTAAAAGCAGGTTCAGCTTTAGCTCACAGTGTGAATTCCTTAAATGCATATGATTCATAA
- a CDS encoding MBL fold metallo-hydrolase, with translation MQVLHDKITKLTIPTPFAVGDTHVYLLKGDRLSLIDAGVKTKEAWETLKAQLKVLGYHPNDIEQIILTHHHPDHTGLIGQFPRAETLAGHKNNDVWLTRNQEFFRRHEQFYRDFFISSGVPESFKGFLKKLEEPMHYAGEGKLTTFLEEHNQLPGHEEWQVIDTKGHAQSHLSFFREKDGAFIGGDHVMGHITPNPIIEPTRKGEEERARPLVQYRSNLLKCLTLGISTVYPGHGENITNLDELVPNQLKRQEQRAGKVLDMLQVEEQTPFHICEKLFPKQIDKQLDLTMSETIGQLDFLEDQGKVVKAMNNGVYYYRAI, from the coding sequence ATGCAGGTATTACATGACAAAATTACGAAACTTACTATCCCCACACCGTTTGCGGTTGGCGATACACATGTTTACTTATTAAAAGGCGATCGGTTGTCGTTAATCGATGCTGGCGTAAAAACGAAGGAAGCATGGGAAACGTTGAAAGCCCAATTGAAGGTATTAGGCTACCACCCAAACGATATAGAACAAATTATCTTAACACATCACCATCCAGATCATACCGGTCTTATTGGACAATTCCCACGAGCCGAAACGTTAGCTGGTCATAAAAATAATGATGTATGGCTTACAAGAAATCAGGAATTTTTCCGCCGACATGAGCAGTTTTATCGTGATTTTTTTATTTCTTCAGGAGTACCAGAGTCCTTTAAAGGCTTTTTAAAGAAATTAGAGGAACCCATGCATTATGCTGGTGAAGGAAAGTTAACCACATTTTTAGAAGAACACAACCAATTGCCCGGCCACGAGGAATGGCAAGTGATTGATACGAAAGGTCATGCACAAAGTCATCTATCCTTTTTCCGTGAAAAGGATGGTGCTTTTATTGGTGGAGACCATGTGATGGGACATATAACACCGAATCCTATTATTGAACCGACGCGCAAAGGGGAAGAAGAGCGAGCAAGACCACTTGTTCAATATCGCAGCAATCTTTTGAAGTGTTTAACACTCGGAATTTCAACCGTTTATCCAGGCCATGGAGAAAATATCACCAATTTGGATGAATTAGTTCCTAACCAATTAAAGAGACAAGAGCAACGAGCTGGAAAAGTTCTTGATATGCTACAAGTAGAGGAACAAACACCCTTTCACATTTGTGAAAAACTTTTTCCGAAACAAATTGACAAACAGCTTGACCTGACCATGTCAGAAACAATCGGACAGCTTGATTTTCTTGAAGATCAAGGGAAGGTAGTAAAAGCAATGAATAATGGTGTCTACTATTATAGGGCGATTTAG
- a CDS encoding M20/M25/M40 family metallo-hydrolase: MKNWQTKEELTDLLCSLVNHQSITGSMAEIALPEYIYHLLAQKEYFQTNNHHLKLHPLDDGRRLLTALVKKGNKKETIILLSHFDVVGVEDYGSLQNLAFHPRELTHEMNKIKDKLPDEVQRDIENGEWLFGRGSMDMKAGLALHMSLIEQAIDDEFDGNILLVTVPDEEVNSKGMLTALPVLNQLKEEEDLIYRACLNGEPMFSKYPGDSAYYVYAGSIGKVLPGFYCYGKESHVGEPFAGINPNLMVSFLSQQLELNESFIEKIDDEVTPPPVSLMQRDLKEEYSVQTPNAAISMYNVLYLKQTFDEINKKLLTSTKKAAQEIEHYIKQKANNYATIATDFTMPDFNVSVLMYEDLYAEAVKRYGEHEVVRRQNLLVNQRDKGDRDFSTMLVQDLASMCKDLAPMIILFYSPPFYPAVSSYDDPYIKDVMDHVKSYTSSTYEIDLTVAEFFTGLSDLSFLGPVSSKGKLNQLTVNMPLQNNGFVFPEDIMEKLTMPILNIGPLGKSPHQWTERVELVYSFEYLPRILTKAIHRLLI; the protein is encoded by the coding sequence ATGAAAAACTGGCAAACGAAAGAGGAATTAACTGATCTCCTCTGCTCACTTGTAAATCACCAAAGTATAACTGGAAGTATGGCTGAAATTGCGCTTCCAGAATATATATACCATTTACTCGCTCAAAAAGAATATTTTCAAACAAATAATCATCATTTAAAATTACATCCTTTAGACGATGGTAGACGGTTATTAACCGCTTTAGTGAAAAAAGGCAATAAAAAGGAAACTATCATTTTATTAAGCCACTTTGATGTCGTTGGAGTGGAAGATTATGGTTCTTTGCAAAATTTAGCCTTTCATCCACGAGAATTAACGCATGAAATGAATAAGATCAAAGATAAATTGCCTGATGAAGTTCAAAGAGATATCGAAAATGGAGAGTGGCTATTTGGTCGTGGATCGATGGATATGAAGGCTGGACTGGCATTACACATGTCATTAATCGAGCAAGCGATAGATGATGAATTTGATGGTAATATTTTACTTGTAACTGTACCTGATGAAGAAGTGAATTCAAAAGGTATGTTGACGGCCTTACCTGTCTTAAATCAACTTAAAGAAGAAGAAGATTTAATCTATCGAGCATGTTTAAATGGGGAGCCGATGTTCAGTAAATATCCAGGCGATTCTGCTTATTATGTGTATGCGGGATCGATTGGAAAGGTATTACCAGGTTTTTATTGTTATGGAAAAGAATCACACGTAGGGGAACCATTTGCAGGAATTAACCCCAATCTAATGGTGAGCTTTTTGTCACAGCAGTTAGAGCTGAATGAATCGTTTATCGAAAAAATTGATGATGAGGTGACACCCCCTCCTGTCAGTCTAATGCAACGCGACTTAAAAGAGGAATATTCGGTTCAAACACCAAACGCGGCTATTTCTATGTATAATGTGTTGTATTTAAAGCAAACATTCGATGAAATCAATAAAAAATTGCTTACTAGCACAAAAAAAGCCGCACAGGAAATAGAACATTATATTAAACAAAAGGCGAACAACTATGCAACTATCGCTACTGATTTTACGATGCCTGATTTTAATGTTTCTGTCTTGATGTATGAAGATTTATATGCAGAAGCAGTAAAACGGTATGGTGAACATGAAGTAGTTCGACGTCAAAACTTATTGGTAAATCAACGTGATAAGGGAGACCGTGATTTCTCAACCATGCTTGTGCAGGACCTAGCATCTATGTGCAAGGATTTAGCTCCAATGATTATCTTATTCTATAGTCCACCATTTTATCCTGCTGTTTCATCCTATGATGATCCCTATATTAAGGATGTGATGGACCATGTGAAATCCTATACATCATCAACCTATGAAATAGATTTAACGGTTGCAGAGTTTTTCACCGGATTATCTGACTTAAGTTTCCTCGGTCCCGTTTCATCAAAAGGTAAATTAAATCAGTTGACGGTAAACATGCCACTTCAAAATAATGGATTTGTTTTTCCAGAGGATATCATGGAAAAATTAACGATGCCTATTTTAAATATTGGACCATTAGGAAAATCACCACACCAATGGACTGAACGTGTCGAATTAGTATACAGTTTTGAGTATCTACCACGTATCTTGACAAAGGCGATTCATCGTTTATTAATCTAA
- a CDS encoding glycerophosphodiester phosphodiesterase: MSTKIIAHRGASKLAPENTLPAFQLAYDLGADGIETDVQLTKDQVPILIHDERLKRTTNGFGYVKDYTYQELKQLDAGSWFSISYANTPLLSLEEFLIWIKDKPLCLNIELKNNKIDYKDLEKMVYTMLIDYQLLNRTTLSSFNPKSIKRMKKIDKRIDSAFLTSRRRKDLVAYAKSLGAHAIHVKYPLLSRKLVDRCNKEEIAIRIYTVNKALHIKRCFNLNCDGIFTDVPGKAINIARKE; encoded by the coding sequence TTGTCTACAAAAATAATAGCACATCGTGGTGCAAGTAAACTAGCACCAGAAAATACATTACCTGCCTTTCAATTGGCTTATGATTTGGGTGCAGATGGTATCGAAACAGATGTTCAATTAACCAAAGATCAGGTACCAATTCTTATTCATGATGAAAGGTTAAAGCGAACTACAAATGGATTTGGTTATGTTAAAGATTATACATACCAGGAATTAAAACAATTAGATGCGGGTTCATGGTTTTCCATATCTTACGCTAATACACCCCTTCTATCCTTAGAAGAATTTCTAATTTGGATAAAGGATAAGCCTTTATGCTTAAATATTGAACTGAAAAATAATAAGATAGACTACAAAGACTTAGAAAAAATGGTTTATACGATGTTAATCGATTATCAATTATTAAATCGTACCACATTGTCATCGTTTAATCCAAAGAGTATAAAACGAATGAAAAAGATTGATAAACGTATTGATTCCGCCTTTCTTACGTCAAGGAGGAGAAAGGATTTGGTGGCCTATGCAAAATCGCTTGGGGCACACGCGATCCATGTCAAATATCCATTACTAAGTCGTAAACTTGTAGATAGATGTAATAAGGAAGAGATAGCTATCCGCATCTATACAGTTAATAAAGCGTTACACATAAAGCGCTGTTTCAATTTGAACTGCGACGGGATATTTACCGATGTACCAGGAAAAGCCATTAATATTGCAAGAAAAGAGTAG